A single Parabacteroides timonensis DNA region contains:
- a CDS encoding MGH1-like glycoside hydrolase domain-containing protein encodes MNNIINYFSVYSALLLFSCNIGLKNNVLPEEIKNDRDDFYNLINIKNVPQTEADRDCFVFADLGSWTGYALPENEENKLAGSFIGPYMMTGRGWIARSLAEPIIRVDGEKFDLARNIQTSKYYPGKLVQEFRNEQLSFVTELCFLSARTALIRSRVENTGGREVSVSLQWRGGVYENSATLSIEEKGIRIANNREQTFTYVSFPTAEDVRLVGTDSLLVVEKEELRLSPGGSFETASTQTFAFERGALDKELEQLKGLEVNLVFSENEKRWNTYLSSLFDNDSPFMKENKYRHVVVKALMTLIANWRTPSGDILHDGTYPSYNGFFGIWSWDSWKHAAANALYNPEEAKNEIRCLFDYQAENGMIPDFVSRNKERINWRDTKPPLAAWAVKCIYDATGDKAFVAEMFDKLYKYHQWWYTDRDHDKNGICEYGSTDGTLVAACWESGMDNGVRFDDAVMLKNEPEKAWSMNQENICLNSFLSAEKNFLAEMAEILDKKELALQLNKEAEALKNHIQAKMFDEETGFFYDTRLGTGEFIKVMGAECWLPLWAEVATPQQARKVLEKMLDPEKFNSKVPLGTLDISHPRLRPTRGYWRGPVWIDQVYFGVTGLRKYGFNKEADQLIIQYIDNAQGLLTDGPIHENYNPLTGETLNCPNFSWSSAMTIRMLLNK; translated from the coding sequence ATGAATAATATAATAAACTATTTTTCGGTTTATTCCGCCCTCCTATTGTTTTCCTGTAATATAGGTTTGAAGAACAACGTTTTGCCGGAAGAAATAAAAAACGACCGGGATGATTTTTATAACCTGATAAATATCAAGAATGTACCCCAAACGGAGGCTGATCGCGATTGTTTTGTCTTTGCTGATCTGGGTTCGTGGACTGGGTATGCATTGCCTGAAAATGAAGAGAACAAGTTGGCCGGGAGTTTTATCGGACCTTATATGATGACGGGGAGAGGATGGATTGCCCGTTCGCTCGCAGAACCGATTATCCGGGTCGACGGTGAAAAGTTTGATCTTGCCCGTAATATACAGACTTCAAAATATTATCCGGGTAAGCTTGTACAGGAATTCAGGAACGAACAATTGAGTTTTGTGACCGAACTCTGTTTTTTATCTGCCCGTACCGCACTGATTCGTTCTCGTGTAGAAAATACAGGTGGGAGAGAAGTTTCCGTTTCTTTACAATGGCGTGGTGGAGTTTACGAGAACAGTGCTACTTTGTCGATAGAAGAGAAAGGGATAAGGATTGCCAATAATCGGGAACAGACATTTACATATGTTTCGTTCCCCACAGCCGAAGATGTACGGTTGGTAGGAACAGATAGTTTACTTGTCGTTGAAAAAGAAGAACTGAGACTTTCTCCCGGTGGTAGTTTTGAAACAGCATCAACCCAAACGTTTGCGTTTGAAAGGGGAGCATTGGATAAAGAACTCGAACAGCTAAAAGGTTTGGAAGTTAATCTTGTTTTTTCTGAAAATGAAAAACGTTGGAATACTTATTTATCATCTTTGTTCGACAATGATAGCCCGTTCATGAAAGAGAACAAGTACAGGCATGTGGTAGTCAAAGCTTTGATGACGCTCATAGCTAATTGGCGTACACCATCGGGAGATATCCTACATGACGGTACATATCCATCCTATAATGGGTTCTTCGGTATTTGGTCGTGGGATTCATGGAAACATGCTGCAGCCAATGCCTTATATAATCCGGAAGAAGCCAAGAATGAGATTCGTTGTCTTTTTGATTATCAGGCGGAGAATGGAATGATTCCCGATTTTGTGAGTCGTAATAAAGAACGGATCAACTGGCGTGATACAAAGCCCCCTTTAGCTGCATGGGCTGTCAAGTGCATTTATGATGCTACCGGTGACAAGGCTTTTGTGGCAGAGATGTTCGATAAACTGTACAAGTATCATCAATGGTGGTATACCGATCGCGACCACGATAAGAATGGTATCTGCGAATATGGCTCTACTGATGGAACTCTTGTGGCAGCCTGTTGGGAAAGCGGTATGGATAACGGAGTTCGTTTCGACGATGCCGTCATGCTGAAGAATGAACCGGAAAAAGCCTGGTCGATGAATCAGGAGAACATCTGCCTTAATTCTTTCCTTTCTGCCGAAAAAAACTTTTTGGCAGAAATGGCGGAGATACTAGATAAGAAAGAACTGGCATTACAACTGAATAAAGAGGCGGAAGCCCTAAAAAATCATATACAGGCGAAGATGTTCGATGAAGAGACCGGCTTCTTTTATGATACCCGGTTGGGAACCGGAGAATTCATAAAAGTGATGGGGGCTGAATGTTGGTTGCCTCTCTGGGCCGAGGTTGCTACTCCACAGCAGGCACGTAAAGTGTTGGAAAAGATGCTTGATCCGGAAAAGTTCAATTCGAAAGTTCCATTAGGTACACTGGATATCAGCCATCCGAGGCTACGTCCCACCCGTGGATACTGGCGTGGTCCGGTTTGGATCGATCAGGTGTACTTCGGTGTGACAGGTTTGCGTAAATATGGTTTTAATAAAGAAGCTGATCAGCTAATAATCCAATATATCGACAATGCTCAGGGATTACTTACGGACGGACCTATCCATGAAAATTATAATCCACTTACGGGTGAAACCTTGAACTGTCCGAATTTTAGCTGGTCGTCGGCTATGACTATTAGAATGTTGTTGAATAAATAA
- a CDS encoding RagB/SusD family nutrient uptake outer membrane protein: MKLKNIFIAGLALSLGLSACTGTFLDEKTNPNYLTPGIFWKSEGDIIKGLTAAYAYLQPNMAWGMPFERYIVIDNYRSDELDFRADVTSWMNLAMYNNTPNDALGYGEWRDLFKGINYSNQCIDNIPTVEGVSEEVKNCSLAEARFLRAYYYFRLYLNFGERLPLYEHELKGTDEEFYPEQSQPGVITGFIEKELTDVQNYLPEPGEWKPEQAGRATKYMAAGILAKYYMFRNQQDKAEVELKKIIDSGQYELIDNYGDLWDGLHKNSKEAVFEVQYSGNMDGGRREFNRLAIHLAPSDAEGYEEAYPSFWLFDVMKQDKTVDGNYSDRLYATILFDDPKTKAFYMEDGKQFSDHHSKDAIYWHKFVTWDESLSQYWDWSAFNIPVIRYADVLLLYAECLNHRGATSQAIDYINQVRARVNVTALPKDMNKEAVLKHLQDVERPCELALEGSRWYDLIRWGIVEQTLKEHKKPFVDNYVDSKHKLLPIPHDEFLLNPGWEQNPNFSK, from the coding sequence ATGAAATTAAAGAATATATTTATTGCCGGTCTGGCACTTAGCTTAGGTTTATCGGCTTGTACGGGTACTTTTCTGGATGAGAAAACAAACCCGAATTATCTGACTCCGGGTATATTCTGGAAATCAGAAGGAGATATAATCAAGGGACTGACAGCAGCTTATGCCTATTTACAACCTAATATGGCGTGGGGAATGCCTTTCGAACGTTATATTGTAATCGATAACTATCGGAGTGATGAATTGGATTTCCGTGCTGATGTGACTTCATGGATGAACCTGGCAATGTACAACAATACACCGAACGATGCATTGGGCTACGGTGAATGGCGCGATTTGTTTAAAGGCATTAATTATTCCAATCAGTGTATTGACAATATCCCAACTGTAGAGGGCGTATCGGAAGAGGTAAAGAACTGTTCATTGGCGGAAGCCCGTTTCTTACGTGCATATTATTATTTCAGGTTATACCTGAACTTTGGTGAACGATTGCCTTTATATGAACATGAACTGAAGGGTACGGACGAAGAATTCTATCCAGAGCAATCACAACCCGGAGTTATTACCGGTTTTATCGAAAAGGAATTAACTGATGTGCAGAACTACTTACCGGAACCTGGTGAATGGAAACCGGAACAGGCTGGACGGGCCACTAAATATATGGCAGCAGGGATACTTGCTAAGTATTATATGTTCCGTAATCAACAGGATAAAGCGGAGGTAGAATTGAAAAAAATCATAGACAGTGGCCAATACGAGTTGATCGACAACTATGGTGATCTGTGGGATGGATTGCATAAGAACAGCAAGGAAGCTGTATTCGAAGTTCAATACTCAGGAAATATGGATGGCGGTCGCCGCGAGTTTAATCGTTTGGCTATCCATCTGGCCCCTAGTGATGCTGAAGGTTATGAAGAGGCATATCCCTCTTTCTGGCTATTTGATGTCATGAAGCAAGACAAAACGGTTGACGGTAATTACAGCGATCGACTATATGCTACGATTCTGTTCGATGATCCGAAGACCAAAGCATTCTACATGGAAGATGGAAAACAATTCAGTGATCACCATTCGAAAGACGCTATTTACTGGCATAAGTTTGTTACTTGGGATGAGTCATTGAGTCAGTATTGGGACTGGAGTGCTTTTAATATTCCGGTAATTCGCTATGCGGATGTTCTCCTGTTATATGCAGAATGTCTTAATCACCGGGGAGCAACTTCGCAGGCTATCGACTATATCAATCAGGTTCGTGCACGTGTAAATGTTACGGCTCTCCCGAAAGACATGAATAAAGAAGCTGTATTGAAACATTTGCAAGATGTAGAACGTCCTTGTGAATTGGCGCTCGAAGGTTCCCGATGGTATGATCTGATTCGTTGGGGTATTGTAGAACAGACCTTGAAAGAACATAAGAAACCATTCGTGGATAATTATGTTGACAGTAAACATAAACTGTTACCTATTCCACACGATGAATTCCTGTTGAATCCCGGTTGGGAACAAAATCCGAATTTCTCCAAATAG
- a CDS encoding TonB-dependent receptor gives MDYIMKSLLRCERFSSWQRKSLSIMRCLLLFVLFGTLPVFAEITYSQSTRFSLDMENTTVQEVLSAIEQKSLYYFTYNTEQIDVHRKVSVSVNDKNIKDVLGQLFYGEDVKYDINDKHIVLYKGSSRNIALMKSQQMRKITGTVKDSGGEPIIGANIVEKGTSNGTISDINGHFSLEISSNGSLLISYIGYIQQKVTPGKNSTVDVVLAEDTKKLDEVVVIGYGTQKKSDVSGSVTTVSGEKLANLPTAGAADALQGMAPGLSVNFGTGAPGSDPTITVRGMTSWGSSNEPLIVIDGVPGDMSFLNPEDIKSMTVLKDAATAAIYGARAAAGVILIETNRGGKQEPKISVSAYFGMDDLPKRMEVCNSEEFIKVRKMALTNAGLPQSRWPKYIAAYEENPGQFADTDWQKEYYRRGLTQKYNLGYTAGNEIMNVALSGFYSSTDGIIVGTDSEKFGFRLNSDIKRGKFRMGESISYGRKTTTPEADTGFPGMYQTTNIEPLVSVYDPDNEGGYGGAIPGMGMSDAANPVAFNNLIKTTKANDYISASAYIQYEPIKDLIVKFQAGRNMNFYHYKSFTPTYYVGASKVNKIASLYEERSKRTEDLLELTANYNKTFVEKHSLQALLGISQEENKYEDQSGSASQFENNDMQYLQHGQTNFAVGGGYNRYALRSAFGRVSYNYDYRYMAMISARYDGSSRFGEGNKWGFFPSASLGWNIANEGFWEKMKETVSTFKLRLSYGALGNQSIGNYKYIPRLTSNTNDLNYPFGGNAISMGYAVIGLPSTHIKWETTLYKNIGIDLGFWNNKLEFSAEAYIKNTKDMLSSKNISTCTGFGSLIVNEGRLRTTGFEMQAIYHGSVGRKFKYDLDLNVSHYKSVLKEMSDPGYLDEYGPARTYVGGEIGEFWVLKTDGIFQSQQEVDDWNAQHGSKDAAGNWIPLQPAAAPGDIRFIDQNGDGKLDSNDKVKVGSGSPKAIVGFNVNLRYGDFDLVANFYGNFGVKRYNYMKRQLQRMDKVFNYGKDALNAWTPENPNTDIPRAVVGDPNGNIQTSDRFVENGNFLRLNNLQIGYNMPAKVCKSLHISNLRVYLAANRLFTITGYKGYDPATGATSNSDTGTTYMGIDDALYPLSRSYMIGLKFGF, from the coding sequence ATGGATTATATTATGAAAAGTTTGCTTCGATGTGAGAGATTTTCATCGTGGCAAAGAAAAAGTTTATCTATTATGAGATGTCTGCTCTTATTTGTTCTCTTTGGTACTTTACCAGTTTTTGCTGAAATCACATATTCACAATCTACCCGTTTCTCATTAGATATGGAAAACACGACGGTGCAGGAAGTGCTTTCTGCTATTGAACAGAAAAGTCTGTATTATTTCACTTATAATACGGAACAGATCGATGTACATCGTAAAGTATCGGTGAGCGTAAACGATAAAAATATAAAAGATGTACTGGGACAATTATTCTATGGTGAAGATGTTAAATACGACATCAACGATAAGCATATTGTCTTGTATAAAGGTTCAAGTCGGAACATCGCTTTAATGAAATCTCAGCAAATGCGTAAGATAACAGGAACGGTTAAAGATAGTGGAGGAGAGCCTATTATCGGAGCTAATATTGTCGAAAAAGGAACGAGTAACGGCACAATTTCTGATATAAACGGACATTTTTCCCTGGAAATATCGAGTAACGGCAGCTTGCTGATTTCTTATATAGGCTATATCCAACAGAAAGTAACTCCGGGGAAAAATAGTACAGTAGATGTGGTCTTGGCAGAAGATACTAAAAAGCTGGATGAAGTTGTAGTTATTGGTTATGGAACACAGAAAAAATCTGATGTTTCCGGGTCTGTAACAACAGTCTCCGGTGAAAAGTTGGCAAATTTACCTACGGCAGGAGCAGCTGATGCCCTGCAAGGGATGGCACCAGGGTTGTCAGTCAATTTTGGAACAGGTGCTCCGGGAAGCGATCCTACTATTACGGTACGCGGTATGACATCCTGGGGCTCAAGTAACGAGCCTCTGATAGTTATTGACGGAGTGCCTGGGGATATGTCTTTTCTGAACCCGGAAGATATTAAATCGATGACTGTTCTGAAAGATGCGGCTACAGCCGCGATTTATGGAGCGCGTGCAGCTGCTGGTGTAATTCTGATCGAAACGAATCGTGGAGGGAAGCAGGAACCAAAGATTTCGGTTTCCGCCTATTTTGGAATGGATGACCTACCTAAACGAATGGAAGTTTGTAATTCAGAAGAGTTTATAAAAGTGCGTAAGATGGCCTTGACTAATGCCGGTTTACCTCAAAGCCGTTGGCCTAAATATATTGCTGCATACGAGGAAAATCCTGGTCAGTTTGCCGATACGGACTGGCAGAAGGAATACTACCGTCGGGGTCTGACTCAAAAATATAATTTAGGATATACCGCCGGGAATGAAATAATGAATGTTGCCCTGTCTGGTTTTTATTCTTCAACGGATGGTATTATTGTCGGTACAGATTCGGAAAAATTTGGTTTCCGCTTGAATTCCGATATTAAACGTGGTAAGTTCAGAATGGGTGAATCTATCAGCTATGGTCGTAAGACAACGACTCCTGAAGCTGATACCGGTTTTCCTGGTATGTACCAGACTACGAATATCGAACCTTTGGTTTCGGTTTACGACCCGGATAACGAAGGTGGTTATGGTGGAGCAATACCTGGTATGGGGATGTCGGATGCGGCAAACCCGGTTGCTTTTAATAATCTGATCAAAACAACTAAAGCAAATGATTATATCTCAGCTTCGGCTTACATCCAGTATGAACCGATAAAAGATCTGATCGTTAAATTCCAGGCAGGGCGTAATATGAACTTTTATCACTATAAGTCATTTACACCAACCTATTATGTAGGAGCTAGCAAGGTAAATAAAATAGCTTCTTTATATGAAGAAAGAAGTAAGCGGACAGAAGATTTGTTGGAATTGACAGCCAATTATAATAAAACTTTTGTCGAAAAGCATAGCTTGCAGGCGTTGTTGGGTATTTCTCAGGAAGAAAACAAGTATGAAGACCAATCGGGATCTGCCTCTCAGTTTGAGAACAACGATATGCAATACCTGCAACACGGACAAACCAATTTTGCTGTGGGCGGAGGGTATAATCGTTATGCGTTGCGTTCGGCTTTCGGCCGTGTTAGTTATAATTACGACTATCGTTATATGGCGATGATTTCGGCTCGCTATGATGGTTCTTCCCGTTTTGGAGAAGGTAATAAATGGGGATTTTTCCCATCTGCTTCTCTGGGTTGGAATATTGCGAATGAAGGATTCTGGGAGAAGATGAAAGAGACTGTATCAACCTTCAAACTGCGTTTGAGTTATGGTGCTCTCGGCAATCAATCGATTGGTAATTATAAATATATACCTCGCCTTACTTCCAATACGAACGATCTGAATTATCCTTTCGGCGGTAATGCGATCAGTATGGGATATGCTGTTATCGGTTTACCTTCCACGCATATTAAATGGGAAACAACATTATATAAAAATATTGGTATTGACCTGGGATTCTGGAACAACAAACTTGAATTCTCGGCTGAAGCTTATATCAAAAATACCAAAGATATGCTATCGTCTAAAAATATCAGTACATGTACAGGCTTTGGCAGCCTTATTGTAAATGAGGGACGCTTACGGACAACCGGTTTCGAGATGCAGGCAATCTATCATGGAAGTGTAGGGCGTAAATTCAAATATGATCTGGATCTGAACGTTTCACATTATAAAAGTGTCCTGAAAGAAATGTCGGATCCCGGTTATCTCGATGAATATGGTCCGGCACGAACTTATGTTGGTGGTGAGATCGGTGAGTTTTGGGTGTTGAAGACCGATGGTATTTTCCAGAGTCAACAAGAAGTGGATGATTGGAATGCCCAGCATGGATCAAAAGATGCTGCCGGTAACTGGATTCCTTTACAACCGGCAGCTGCACCCGGCGATATACGTTTTATCGATCAGAACGGAGATGGAAAGCTGGATTCGAACGATAAAGTAAAAGTAGGTAGTGGCAGTCCGAAAGCAATTGTCGGCTTCAATGTAAATCTGCGTTACGGCGACTTCGACTTGGTGGCAAACTTTTATGGTAATTTCGGTGTAAAACGCTACAATTATATGAAACGCCAGCTACAGCGTATGGATAAAGTTTTCAATTATGGTAAAGACGCTTTGAATGCATGGACACCTGAAAATCCGAATACAGATATTCCACGTGCGGTTGTAGGCGATCCAAACGGAAATATCCAGACATCAGATCGTTTTGTTGAGAATGGTAATTTTCTGCGTCTGAATAATCTGCAGATAGGTTACAATATGCCGGCAAAAGTATGCAAGTCTCTACACATTAGTAATCTTCGTGTCTACCTAGCTGCCAATCGTTTATTCACGATCACTGGGTATAAAGGATACGATCCGGCTACTGGGGCGACGTCTAATAGCGATACCGGAACTACTTATATGGGGATAGACGATGCTTTGTATCCTTTGAGTCGTTCTTATATGATCGGTTTGAAATTTGGTTTTTAA
- a CDS encoding FecR family protein — MNEEQIIKYLKGQSTPGESEEIENWILEGKENADIFFEIERLWMLKREAVIVHSSRIETAYHRLSNLLRPKSQKYKLFGPRYWKYAAVALLALLITIDIFYDRPTIPDSANMIEVPKGQRVNLVLSDGTKVCLNSNSRLHYPAVFSGKQRHVELEGEAFFEVTHDEKCPFVVQVPDMTIKVLGTTFNVKAYQNEVTYVTLESGKVEVRTTDERESVMLNPCEQVSYSKQTGLKLHRVNGNAFYAWKSGEIAYVDNSLSEIVKDLERRFDVRIRIEGQGLAERKFSLRVENNATLSQILTLLKGTRQLDFNLNGEQVIIYKNELPME; from the coding sequence ATGAATGAAGAACAAATCATAAAATATTTAAAGGGTCAATCTACTCCTGGCGAATCGGAAGAGATAGAGAATTGGATATTGGAAGGTAAAGAGAATGCCGATATCTTTTTTGAAATCGAACGACTTTGGATGTTGAAGCGCGAAGCGGTTATTGTTCACTCCAGCCGGATTGAAACAGCTTATCATCGTCTGAGCAACTTATTACGACCGAAATCACAAAAGTATAAATTATTTGGTCCGCGCTATTGGAAGTATGCAGCGGTAGCTTTACTCGCTTTATTAATCACAATTGATATTTTTTATGATCGTCCTACGATTCCTGATTCGGCAAATATGATTGAAGTACCTAAAGGTCAACGTGTGAACTTGGTTTTATCAGATGGAACAAAAGTCTGTCTGAATTCAAATAGCCGTTTGCATTATCCTGCTGTTTTTTCAGGAAAACAACGTCATGTGGAGTTGGAAGGAGAAGCTTTTTTTGAAGTCACGCACGATGAAAAATGTCCATTTGTTGTACAGGTTCCAGATATGACGATCAAAGTGTTAGGTACTACTTTCAATGTAAAAGCTTATCAGAATGAAGTCACATACGTTACGTTGGAATCAGGGAAGGTGGAAGTCCGAACAACCGATGAGCGGGAATCAGTAATGTTAAATCCCTGTGAACAAGTTTCTTACTCAAAACAAACGGGTTTGAAACTGCATCGTGTGAACGGCAATGCCTTTTATGCATGGAAATCTGGTGAAATTGCTTATGTCGACAATTCTCTTTCAGAGATAGTAAAAGATTTGGAGCGTCGTTTTGATGTTCGAATAAGAATAGAAGGACAAGGACTTGCTGAGAGAAAGTTCTCTTTACGCGTAGAGAATAATGCTACTTTATCTCAAATTCTCACTTTATTAAAAGGAACCCGCCAACTTGATTTCAACCTAAATGGCGAGCAAGTAATAATTTATAAAAACGAATTGCCTATGGAATAA
- a CDS encoding RNA polymerase sigma-70 factor — protein sequence MKNLSFDIEKVRQGDWASFHRLFKVLYPRLITLASRFVDECTAEDLVQNVFLFYWERKETIDINDIKSFLYKCTQNSCLDHLKHQMVVEEYERKVRIGEARLLWLEEHSDENEVMKSVINQDLQDIINESIDKLSPKCAKIFRLCYFEDMSHKAIADSMGLSTRTVEWHIRQAIIFLRKDLHRLFILILCFSTYK from the coding sequence TTGAAGAACCTATCATTTGATATAGAAAAAGTAAGACAAGGTGATTGGGCTTCCTTTCACCGGCTTTTCAAGGTGCTCTATCCACGTTTGATCACTTTGGCCTCCCGGTTTGTGGATGAGTGTACCGCGGAGGATTTGGTACAGAATGTATTTTTATTTTATTGGGAGAGAAAAGAAACGATTGATATAAATGATATAAAATCTTTTTTATATAAATGTACTCAAAATAGTTGTCTGGATCATTTAAAACATCAAATGGTCGTAGAGGAGTATGAACGGAAAGTACGTATTGGCGAAGCCCGTTTACTTTGGCTGGAAGAACATTCTGATGAGAATGAAGTAATGAAATCTGTTATTAACCAGGATTTGCAGGATATAATTAATGAATCGATTGACAAACTATCTCCCAAATGTGCAAAGATTTTCCGATTATGTTATTTTGAAGATATGAGCCACAAGGCTATTGCCGATTCAATGGGACTTTCTACCCGTACTGTGGAATGGCATATTCGTCAAGCTATCATATTTCTCCGAAAGGATTTACATCGCCTTTTTATACTCATCTTGTGTTTTTCAACATATAAGTAA
- the rfbD gene encoding dTDP-4-dehydrorhamnose reductase, which produces MKTILVTGANGQLGNSIRVLTGQYPQYNFLFTDVDTLDITDPAAVKAAVKDNQVNYIINCAAYTAVDKAEDNEELCRRLNSFAVCVLGEAAREAGAKMIHISTDYVFSGTGYRPYKETDGTRPVSVYGRTKLAGEEGLMEVCPDAVIIRTAWLYSEFGSNFVKTVLRLGKERDELGFVFDQIGTPTYAGDLAAIILSVVTADEKGAFVPGIYHYSNEGVCSWYDFTVKILQIAGIDCRIRPIETKDYPTKAVRPPYSVLNKSKIKETYKIVIPHWETSLRICMKKLII; this is translated from the coding sequence ATGAAAACAATTTTAGTAACAGGTGCCAACGGACAGCTGGGTAATTCTATTCGTGTGCTGACCGGACAATATCCGCAATACAATTTCCTGTTTACGGATGTCGATACATTGGATATAACAGATCCGGCAGCAGTAAAAGCTGCGGTAAAGGACAATCAGGTAAACTATATTATAAACTGTGCCGCTTACACAGCGGTAGATAAGGCAGAAGATAATGAAGAGCTTTGCCGTCGATTGAACAGCTTTGCCGTATGTGTACTGGGTGAAGCGGCCCGTGAAGCCGGAGCAAAGATGATTCATATCTCTACCGACTATGTATTCAGTGGTACGGGTTATCGTCCATACAAGGAAACCGACGGTACACGTCCGGTGTCTGTCTATGGCCGTACCAAACTGGCCGGTGAAGAAGGGCTGATGGAAGTTTGTCCTGACGCGGTAATCATCCGTACGGCGTGGCTGTATTCCGAGTTCGGAAGTAATTTCGTAAAGACTGTGCTCCGTCTGGGTAAGGAAAGAGATGAACTGGGTTTTGTGTTCGACCAGATAGGGACACCCACCTATGCCGGAGATTTGGCTGCTATTATCCTTTCCGTGGTTACTGCCGATGAGAAAGGAGCCTTTGTTCCGGGTATCTACCATTATTCGAACGAAGGTGTTTGCAGTTGGTACGACTTCACCGTGAAAATCTTGCAAATAGCCGGAATAGATTGCCGTATCCGCCCTATTGAAACAAAAGATTATCCGACAAAGGCTGTACGCCCGCCTTATAGTGTGTTGAATAAGAGTAAGATAAAAGAAACATATAAAATTGTAATACCTCATTGGGAAACAAGCCTTCGTATTTGCATGAAAAAGCTAATAATATGA
- a CDS encoding DUF4924 family protein codes for MIIAKQKRKENIAEYLLYMWQVEDLIRANHFDIDSIRRTVISQYDQPDEVKEEIAAWYEELIEMMRSEGVMEKGHIQLNKNVIITLTDLHLRLLKSTKEMIYGAAYYKTLPYIVQLRAKSGGEELPELETCFNAIYGFLLLRMQGKPVSPETQEAIKQISSFLALLAEKYREDMNGELKLED; via the coding sequence ATGATTATAGCAAAACAGAAAAGAAAAGAAAATATAGCCGAGTATTTGTTATACATGTGGCAGGTGGAAGACCTGATACGTGCCAATCATTTTGATATCGACTCTATCCGCCGTACGGTCATTTCCCAATATGACCAGCCGGATGAAGTAAAGGAAGAGATCGCTGCCTGGTATGAGGAACTGATCGAAATGATGCGTAGTGAAGGCGTAATGGAAAAGGGACACATCCAGTTAAATAAGAATGTGATCATCACCCTGACCGACCTGCATCTGCGGCTGCTTAAATCTACAAAAGAAATGATTTACGGGGCGGCCTACTATAAAACGCTCCCATATATAGTTCAGCTCCGGGCTAAATCCGGGGGGGAAGAGTTACCTGAACTGGAAACATGCTTTAATGCGATCTATGGTTTTCTGCTTCTGCGGATGCAGGGAAAGCCGGTAAGCCCGGAGACACAGGAAGCGATTAAGCAGATCAGTTCTTTCCTGGCCCTTCTTGCCGAGAAGTATCGTGAGGATATGAACGGAGAACTGAAATTAGAAGATTAA
- a CDS encoding Mur ligase family protein, with amino-acid sequence MRKVHLISVTEPLVLDLALAIHEKGYEVSVSGDGITEDVVAKLRAAGCTCHGNGWFPERLIKDSNFVVLGATVKQDNPELIKAKELGLLILSIPEFIFQRTKEKTRVVVAGSRGKKSIISMIVCALQRQKLAFDYALTSEVPLLPNRVRMSYEARIALIEGDEHVTSALEKRFQLEFYRPHIAILTNLSWTPDTDHPTADAYYDTFRNFTTLIEREGKLIYFEGDRVVKQLAEEVREDITAIPYAEHAVIEKDGATFLQTRYGDFPIRIPDSYFLTNLNAARLACRQLGVKDADFYRALSEYSVSLSL; translated from the coding sequence ATGCGAAAAGTTCATTTAATCTCCGTAACCGAACCTCTTGTGCTTGACCTGGCTTTGGCTATTCATGAGAAGGGATATGAAGTGAGCGTTTCCGGCGACGGTATAACAGAGGATGTAGTTGCAAAGCTTCGTGCTGCCGGTTGTACTTGTCATGGAAACGGTTGGTTTCCGGAGAGATTAATAAAGGATAGTAATTTTGTCGTTCTGGGTGCAACTGTCAAACAAGACAATCCGGAGCTGATAAAGGCAAAAGAATTAGGATTACTGATTCTCTCAATTCCTGAATTCATATTTCAGCGTACTAAAGAGAAAACACGGGTAGTTGTAGCGGGAAGCCGCGGAAAGAAATCAATTATCTCGATGATAGTTTGTGCCCTTCAGCGGCAGAAGCTGGCTTTCGATTATGCCTTGACAAGTGAAGTCCCTTTGCTACCTAACCGGGTACGGATGAGCTATGAAGCACGCATTGCCCTGATTGAAGGTGACGAGCATGTCACTTCGGCATTGGAAAAGCGTTTCCAGCTGGAGTTCTACCGTCCGCATATCGCTATACTGACTAATTTGTCGTGGACACCGGACACCGACCATCCTACGGCGGATGCTTACTACGATACCTTCCGTAACTTCACCACCCTGATCGAACGCGAAGGTAAATTAATCTATTTCGAAGGCGACCGTGTTGTAAAGCAGTTGGCTGAGGAGGTACGTGAAGATATCACCGCCATTCCGTATGCAGAACATGCCGTGATCGAGAAAGACGGGGCAACCTTCTTGCAGACCCGTTACGGTGACTTTCCGATACGGATCCCTGACAGTTATTTCCTGACAAATCTGAACGCTGCCCGTCTGGCTTGCCGCCAGTTAGGTGTTAAAGATGCCGATTTTTATCGGGCGTTATCCGAATATAGTGTATCTTTGTCGCTATGA